A genomic region of Candidatus Binatus sp. contains the following coding sequences:
- a CDS encoding 2-hydroxychromene-2-carboxylate isomerase has product MPKKLEFFYDCSSPWTYLAFTKIEDVARRHDAELIWRPILVGGLFNTVNPSVYESRARPVPAKARYYVKDLADWARFYGLKIGNPTVFPVNSVKAMRGAFVANEHRVIAHYSRHVFESYWGEDKDISKDGVLREIVRATGLDEKEFFTKIASDEYKARLRENVEELIARGGFGSPTMFVEGSMFFGNDRLPLVEHELAVGAGGDLNEVSGSST; this is encoded by the coding sequence ATGCCCAAGAAGCTCGAATTTTTCTACGACTGCTCGAGCCCGTGGACATACCTGGCGTTCACCAAGATCGAGGACGTCGCGCGGCGCCACGATGCGGAACTGATCTGGCGGCCGATCCTGGTGGGCGGCCTGTTCAACACGGTCAATCCTTCGGTGTACGAAAGTCGCGCCAGGCCGGTTCCGGCCAAGGCCCGGTACTACGTCAAGGATCTGGCCGACTGGGCGCGATTCTACGGCCTCAAGATCGGCAACCCTACGGTGTTCCCGGTCAATTCAGTCAAGGCGATGCGTGGTGCGTTCGTCGCCAACGAGCATCGGGTAATTGCGCATTACTCCCGGCACGTGTTCGAGAGCTATTGGGGGGAAGACAAGGACATCAGCAAGGACGGCGTACTGCGCGAAATCGTGCGCGCAACGGGCCTCGACGAAAAAGAATTTTTCACCAAGATCGCCTCCGATGAGTACAAGGCCAGGCTGCGCGAGAACGTCGAGGAGCTGATCGCGCGCGGCGGTTTTGGATCGCCAACGATGTTCGTCGAGGGATCGATGTTCTTCGGCAACGATCGGCTGCCTCTGGTCGAGCATGAGCTGGCGGTGGGAGCCGGCGGGGACTTAAACGAAGTATCGGGCAGCTCAACTTAA
- a CDS encoding DUF445 family protein — translation MRRAVGLARKVGQTGAMDISIDATARSGEHFSFTNFFLSHKGDLTLAFSAFVYLVSLSALMLTHWRTSSEIAVSMAEAALIGGLCDYIALKMIFERRWYLPNSGVLPRNRAKLIDGIAATIENEWLTPQMIGRKLSDMDLVGRLGSYLQELKLHDVLGQAGLERILSRAIEYLESPEKRDRLEAVLKRMLPKTVTRIYAVMNRLGADSIGARIAANLRKRLPELQNDPELRDTLESAIHEFGIQLHDPESYANQFAQRLIDNLVRRTVESSRGQITQMVRENLARLSDDQIRIQIESKTRTHLDWIRVNGGLFGAFFGLLFALSRILSHNGPAILAHFHLAM, via the coding sequence GTGCGGCGAGCGGTTGGCCTGGCGCGAAAGGTCGGCCAAACTGGAGCCATGGACATCAGCATCGACGCGACCGCCCGCAGCGGAGAGCATTTCTCCTTCACCAATTTTTTTCTTTCCCACAAAGGCGATCTGACGCTGGCCTTTTCGGCGTTCGTTTACCTCGTGAGCCTGTCAGCGCTGATGCTCACGCATTGGAGAACCTCGTCGGAGATTGCGGTCTCGATGGCGGAGGCGGCGCTGATCGGCGGCCTGTGCGACTATATCGCGCTCAAGATGATCTTCGAGCGGCGGTGGTACCTGCCCAACTCCGGCGTGCTGCCGCGCAATCGCGCGAAGTTGATCGACGGAATCGCCGCCACTATCGAGAACGAATGGCTCACGCCGCAGATGATCGGGCGCAAGCTGAGCGATATGGACCTCGTCGGCCGGCTCGGCTCGTATCTCCAGGAGCTCAAGCTGCACGACGTGCTGGGACAGGCCGGCCTGGAGCGGATACTGAGCCGGGCGATCGAATACCTCGAATCGCCGGAGAAACGCGATCGGCTTGAAGCCGTCCTCAAGCGGATGCTGCCGAAAACGGTGACGCGAATCTACGCGGTGATGAATCGGCTCGGCGCGGATTCGATTGGTGCGCGGATCGCGGCGAATTTGCGCAAACGGCTGCCCGAGCTGCAAAACGATCCCGAGCTTCGCGACACGCTCGAAAGCGCAATTCACGAGTTTGGGATTCAGCTTCATGATCCCGAGAGCTACGCGAATCAATTTGCACAGCGATTGATCGACAACCTGGTGCGCAGGACGGTCGAATCAAGCCGCGGTCAGATAACGCAGATGGTCCGCGAGAATCTGGCACGGCTCTCTGACGACCAGATCAGGATTCAGATTGAATCGAAGACGCGCACGCATCTGGACTGGATTCGCGTCAACGGCGGCCTGTTCGGCGCCTTCTTCGGGCTGCTGTTCGCGCTATCGCGAATCCTTTCGCACAACGGCCCCGCAATTCTCGCCCACTTCCACCTGGCGATGTGA
- a CDS encoding N-acyl-D-amino-acid deacylase family protein, producing MEYDVVVRNGVVVDGSGAPRYRADVAIKDRKIAALIDPGDAASASAAREIDATGLAIAPGFIDMHSHSDWVLPVADHGKILKPFLLQGVTTFVGGNCGFSVAPVMRERQRMLDESGRLCSERKFDWEWDDVAGFAAYLKRRGLALNVAHLAGHGSIRLSVMGSDAGEPSAQQLRAMQAMVEGAMADGAVGLSTGLGYFPGMIAKPAELAALARVAAAAGGVLTSHLRAYTERSLFFDSRAVPHNILAVREMANVAREAGVPLQVSHLIFVGPQTWATVDDTIAEVEHHQSAGVDIAFDTFPYTCGNTTIRVIFPAWAQTGLEALLDSKDGWAKLRAGFRPLAPFIADAVQLMWAVKPELSHLEGKFFGQIADELKLDPIDAYLTIARESGTRARVLNHLYSGDDYGDEHALREAMKHPLNMFEMDTILTSYGHHNPASFGTYPRILGHYVRELKLLTLEDAVHKATGMAAQRMRLGARGLVRPGYAADLVIFNPETIGCAADAKTPTVAPVGIEHVMVNASAVVADGKWCGDGVMAGEWIARK from the coding sequence ATGGAATATGACGTAGTCGTCCGCAACGGCGTCGTGGTCGATGGTAGCGGCGCGCCGCGCTACCGCGCCGACGTGGCAATCAAAGATCGCAAAATAGCCGCGCTGATCGATCCGGGCGACGCCGCCAGCGCATCGGCAGCGCGCGAAATCGATGCGACCGGGCTGGCGATCGCGCCGGGCTTCATCGATATGCATTCGCACTCCGACTGGGTTCTGCCGGTTGCCGATCACGGGAAAATCCTGAAGCCATTTCTGCTGCAAGGCGTGACCACGTTTGTCGGCGGCAATTGCGGCTTCTCGGTGGCGCCGGTGATGCGCGAGCGGCAGCGGATGCTCGACGAGTCGGGCCGCCTATGCTCCGAGCGGAAGTTCGATTGGGAATGGGACGACGTGGCGGGCTTCGCCGCGTATCTCAAGCGCCGCGGGCTCGCGCTCAACGTCGCGCATCTGGCCGGCCATGGCAGTATCCGCCTGAGCGTGATGGGCTCGGACGCGGGCGAGCCGTCGGCGCAGCAGTTGCGCGCAATGCAGGCGATGGTCGAGGGCGCGATGGCCGACGGCGCGGTGGGGCTTTCGACCGGGCTTGGCTATTTTCCGGGGATGATCGCGAAGCCGGCCGAGCTGGCAGCTCTGGCGCGGGTGGCTGCGGCGGCGGGCGGCGTGTTGACCTCGCATCTGCGCGCATACACGGAGCGCTCATTGTTCTTCGACAGCCGGGCGGTTCCACACAACATCCTGGCCGTGCGCGAGATGGCCAATGTCGCGCGCGAGGCGGGCGTACCGCTGCAAGTTTCGCATCTGATTTTTGTCGGCCCGCAAACCTGGGCGACGGTCGATGACACGATTGCCGAAGTCGAGCATCACCAAAGCGCCGGGGTCGATATCGCGTTCGACACTTTCCCTTACACCTGCGGCAACACGACGATTCGGGTTATTTTTCCGGCGTGGGCGCAAACCGGACTCGAAGCTTTGCTCGATTCAAAGGACGGGTGGGCGAAATTGCGCGCCGGATTCCGGCCGCTCGCGCCGTTCATCGCCGACGCGGTTCAGCTCATGTGGGCGGTCAAGCCCGAACTCAGTCATCTCGAGGGCAAGTTCTTCGGCCAGATCGCAGATGAGTTGAAGCTCGATCCGATCGATGCGTACCTGACTATCGCGCGTGAGAGCGGAACGCGCGCGCGGGTGCTGAACCATCTATACAGCGGCGACGACTACGGCGACGAGCATGCGCTGCGGGAGGCGATGAAGCATCCGCTGAACATGTTCGAGATGGACACGATTCTCACCTCCTACGGGCATCACAATCCCGCCAGCTTCGGCACCTACCCGCGAATCCTGGGGCATTACGTGCGCGAGTTGAAACTGCTGACGCTCGAAGACGCGGTTCACAAGGCCACCGGGATGGCGGCCCAGCGGATGCGGCTGGGCGCTCGCGGCCTGGTGCGTCCGGGATACGCGGCGGACCTGGTGATATTCAATCCGGAAACGATCGGATGCGCCGCGGATGCCAAAACGCCGACGGTGGCGCCGGTTGGAATCGAGCACGTGATGGTCAACGCAAGCGCGGTGGTCGCCGACGGCAAGTGGTGCGGCGACGGCGTGATGGCCGGCGAGTGGATCGCCCGGAAATAG
- a CDS encoding P-loop ATPase, Sll1717 family produces the protein MPDKPTKVFAAYPSRPPALGETIRTALERLNGPAYEVTLWENARVGGKVVITELCRLIDGSDLFVADVTGINPNVMFELGYAIASKKPVWLIFDDSRLTYQRDYEKFRLLTGVGYCAYLNSQDIVNGFYKDFAAGDLGRTIFGTEIEPILGNPDSNGVLYLRSRYQTDADRKISEAVARHAREGLPCTIDDPNETRVQPLAWYGQSIYSSVGILAHLCSEDREDGRIHNARGAFVCGMASGFGKPNLILAEHDYTAPFDYKDQLINYSTAREAVGYAEVFLIRTRNSYLSLVHPIRIERSGAIKLATELRSLRVGEYVAENEAEHLDDYFVETSAYREVLDGRHSIFLGRKGTGKTANLLRAASQLRADPRNLVVVIQPVGYDLAGLTKLLRSYQERDAKGYLVDSLWKFLIYSEIGQAACASIRARPSHAYSAAERDLLESYSSAASPLRGDFAIRLERVLESLEPVRQSNGIEATRIAISEVLHAGLISKLRIQLGEALNERERVAVLIDNLDRAWLRGGDLDHIGELIFGLLGAAEGMQADFAKERHRRKAVKMTLGVFLRTDIFNYLTRSAREPDKLSFSRITWDDPELLTRVLEERLIASTDAGSAEEVWERFFTPRVTGIPIREYLVSRTLPRPRDIVYLTRAAVSTAINRGHARVEEADVFGAEKQYSQYALDTIETEAMAEFPELAKLLYEFAGAKEILEKEELEKFMSKAGFESDRFAAAAEFLLTYGFLGLEINEDAFDFASDENELRKNWVLSRKLQERSGRPPRFRIHKSFHSYLEIQRDASQPSLFLKRPS, from the coding sequence ATGCCGGATAAGCCCACCAAAGTCTTCGCTGCATATCCATCTCGCCCGCCCGCCCTCGGGGAAACGATCCGTACGGCCCTTGAGCGGCTGAACGGTCCGGCGTACGAGGTGACCCTCTGGGAGAATGCTCGCGTCGGTGGCAAGGTGGTAATAACCGAGCTCTGTCGCCTCATTGACGGATCCGACTTATTTGTAGCTGATGTCACAGGGATCAATCCAAACGTGATGTTTGAGTTGGGTTATGCAATCGCGTCGAAGAAGCCGGTCTGGCTGATATTTGATGACTCCCGCCTCACTTACCAACGAGATTACGAGAAGTTCAGACTTCTAACCGGCGTCGGTTACTGCGCCTACCTCAATTCACAGGATATTGTTAACGGTTTCTATAAGGATTTTGCGGCCGGAGATTTAGGAAGGACCATCTTCGGCACTGAGATCGAACCGATTCTCGGAAACCCTGATTCCAATGGAGTCCTATATTTGCGAAGTCGGTACCAGACCGACGCGGATAGAAAGATCAGCGAGGCTGTCGCTCGCCACGCGCGCGAAGGTCTGCCATGCACGATAGACGATCCGAACGAAACCCGCGTCCAACCATTGGCGTGGTACGGACAGAGCATCTATTCGTCCGTAGGCATTCTCGCTCACCTGTGCAGCGAAGACCGCGAAGACGGCCGGATACACAATGCGCGAGGGGCCTTCGTATGTGGAATGGCGTCAGGATTTGGGAAACCGAATCTGATTCTTGCGGAGCACGACTATACGGCACCATTCGACTATAAAGATCAGCTCATAAACTACTCTACCGCTCGTGAGGCTGTAGGCTATGCGGAAGTATTTCTGATTAGAACGCGGAATTCCTATCTTTCTTTGGTGCACCCAATTCGGATCGAAAGATCTGGTGCCATCAAACTTGCAACCGAGCTTAGGAGCCTGAGGGTTGGCGAATACGTTGCCGAGAACGAGGCCGAACACCTTGACGATTACTTTGTCGAAACGTCAGCCTACCGCGAGGTGCTTGACGGACGCCATTCCATTTTTTTGGGACGGAAGGGTACCGGCAAAACAGCGAACCTTCTGCGAGCAGCTTCTCAGCTCAGGGCCGACCCCCGTAACCTCGTGGTCGTCATACAACCGGTCGGTTATGATTTGGCAGGTCTAACTAAGCTACTAAGGAGCTACCAGGAGCGAGACGCAAAAGGTTACCTCGTCGACAGTCTCTGGAAGTTTCTCATTTATAGTGAGATAGGGCAGGCTGCTTGCGCGAGCATTCGAGCCAGACCTTCGCATGCGTATTCCGCGGCTGAGCGAGATCTTCTGGAGAGTTATAGCTCAGCAGCTTCTCCCTTGCGTGGCGATTTCGCCATTAGACTTGAGCGCGTTCTCGAGTCTTTAGAGCCAGTGCGCCAATCAAATGGAATCGAAGCAACAAGAATTGCCATATCAGAGGTTTTGCATGCGGGCTTGATTTCGAAGCTGCGGATCCAGCTTGGTGAAGCGCTGAACGAGCGTGAACGAGTGGCTGTATTGATAGACAATCTTGACCGGGCGTGGCTGCGAGGCGGCGACTTAGATCATATTGGCGAGTTGATTTTCGGATTGCTTGGCGCGGCCGAGGGAATGCAAGCCGATTTCGCTAAAGAACGTCATCGTCGGAAGGCCGTGAAAATGACCTTGGGGGTATTTCTGAGGACTGACATTTTCAACTACCTCACGCGCTCCGCGCGTGAACCCGACAAGCTGTCGTTTTCTCGAATTACGTGGGATGATCCTGAGCTGCTGACGCGTGTTCTTGAGGAGCGGTTGATTGCTTCGACCGATGCCGGTTCCGCCGAGGAGGTATGGGAACGCTTCTTCACGCCACGCGTCACGGGTATTCCGATAAGAGAATATTTGGTGTCGAGGACGTTGCCGAGGCCCAGAGACATTGTGTATTTGACGAGAGCAGCCGTATCAACGGCAATAAACCGAGGGCATGCCCGAGTAGAAGAAGCAGACGTCTTTGGGGCTGAGAAACAATATTCGCAGTATGCCCTAGACACAATTGAAACTGAGGCGATGGCTGAATTTCCCGAACTGGCGAAGTTACTGTACGAGTTTGCGGGAGCCAAGGAAATTCTGGAGAAAGAAGAACTAGAGAAATTCATGTCCAAGGCGGGCTTCGAGTCCGACCGGTTTGCGGCCGCCGCTGAGTTTTTGCTCACGTATGGGTTTCTGGGCTTGGAGATAAACGAAGATGCGTTTGATTTCGCGAGCGATGAGAATGAACTGAGGAAAAACTGGGTGTTGTCGCGCAAACTCCAGGAACGGTCCGGAAGGCCGCCTCGATTTAGGATCCACAAGTCATTTCATTCTTACCTTGAGATTCAAAGAGACGCGTCACAGCCTTCGCTTTTTCTCAAACGCCCTTCTTGA
- the recA gene encoding recombinase RecA — MAIEIKSKALDLALSQIEKQFGKGSIMKLGEQAISADIAVVSTGSLGLDLALGVGGLPRGRVVEIYGPESSGKTTLALECIAEAQKTGGTCAFIDAEHALDAAYARKLGVKVEDLLISQPDNGEQALEITETLVQSGAIDVLVIDSVAALVPRAEIEGEMGEPQMGLQARLMSQALRKLTSIISRSRTIVIFINQIRMKIGVMFGNPETTSGGNALKFYSSVRIDIRRIGTIKNATEVIGSRTKVKVVKNKVAPPFREAEFDILYGTGISKEGELVDMASEHNIIEKLGAWYSYNGERIGQGRENARDLLKANPKLADEIEAKVREKLAARPVALPPSAPLEEPAETPAPPPKKKG, encoded by the coding sequence ATGGCGATAGAGATCAAAAGTAAAGCGCTCGACCTGGCGTTGAGCCAAATCGAGAAACAGTTCGGCAAGGGCTCGATCATGAAGCTCGGCGAGCAGGCGATTTCGGCCGATATCGCGGTCGTATCGACCGGCTCGCTCGGACTCGACCTCGCACTGGGCGTGGGTGGATTGCCGCGCGGGCGCGTGGTCGAAATCTACGGCCCGGAATCGTCGGGCAAGACGACGCTGGCGCTGGAATGTATCGCGGAAGCGCAGAAGACCGGCGGCACCTGCGCGTTTATCGACGCGGAACACGCGCTCGACGCGGCCTACGCGCGCAAGCTCGGGGTCAAGGTCGAGGACCTGCTCATCTCGCAGCCCGACAACGGCGAGCAGGCGCTGGAGATCACGGAGACGCTGGTGCAATCGGGCGCGATCGACGTGCTGGTAATAGACTCGGTGGCGGCGCTGGTGCCGCGCGCGGAAATCGAAGGCGAGATGGGCGAGCCGCAGATGGGGCTGCAGGCGCGCCTGATGTCGCAAGCGCTGCGCAAGCTTACGTCGATCATATCGCGCTCGCGCACCATCGTTATCTTCATCAACCAGATCCGGATGAAGATTGGCGTGATGTTCGGGAATCCGGAGACGACCTCCGGCGGCAACGCGCTCAAGTTTTATTCGTCGGTGAGAATCGATATCCGGCGAATCGGCACGATCAAGAACGCGACCGAAGTGATCGGCTCGCGGACCAAAGTCAAAGTGGTGAAGAACAAGGTCGCGCCGCCGTTTCGCGAGGCCGAGTTCGACATCCTGTACGGCACCGGGATTTCGAAGGAAGGCGAGCTGGTCGATATGGCCAGCGAGCACAATATCATCGAGAAGCTCGGCGCCTGGTACTCCTACAATGGCGAGCGGATCGGGCAGGGACGCGAGAACGCGCGCGATTTGCTCAAGGCGAATCCGAAGCTGGCCGACGAGATCGAAGCCAAGGTGCGCGAAAAGCTGGCGGCCAGGCCGGTCGCGCTGCCGCCCAGCGCGCCGCTCGAGGAGCCGGCGGAGACCCCCGCGCCGCCGCCCAAGAAGAAGGGCTGA
- a CDS encoding DUF3108 domain-containing protein — protein MRGIARKLGAGARRGNVRGDAPASIIAAAFMLIIVAAGAVAIAAPILAFGPSYSDPPAQPRPAHPLMHRHLPTPAPTPMALPPQVKAKVPAYKPGPIPFHDGEQLIYQASWVGIPAAQARLEFHKGPKDPSRWIGEIWIETNPFVDVFYKMRDYMRESMADDTLHTSGVYLVQHEKSRLNYYDVTMDRPAQMVTMTKKNHKGTQSKEFIASDPWGPISGAMMALTQKFEPGKTYAFDVFSGSQRYVFAFEVEKREKIHLSIGDFDAWRIVPDVWYVSDGELRSQAHATVLWISADERHLPLRIEAQAFIGYVRADLIKIDGKDGVESAQK, from the coding sequence ATGAGAGGTATTGCAAGGAAGCTCGGCGCCGGGGCGAGGCGCGGGAATGTTCGTGGCGATGCGCCGGCGAGCATTATCGCCGCCGCGTTCATGCTCATTATAGTCGCCGCCGGCGCGGTCGCTATCGCGGCGCCGATACTGGCATTCGGCCCATCGTATTCGGATCCGCCGGCACAGCCTCGGCCGGCGCACCCACTCATGCATCGCCATTTGCCGACACCGGCGCCGACCCCGATGGCGCTGCCGCCGCAGGTCAAGGCGAAGGTTCCGGCGTACAAACCGGGGCCGATACCGTTTCACGACGGCGAGCAGTTGATCTACCAGGCGTCGTGGGTTGGGATTCCGGCGGCGCAGGCGCGCCTCGAGTTCCACAAAGGGCCGAAAGATCCTTCGCGATGGATTGGGGAAATCTGGATCGAGACCAACCCGTTTGTGGATGTGTTCTACAAAATGCGCGACTACATGCGGGAGAGCATGGCCGATGACACGCTCCACACCAGCGGTGTTTATTTGGTCCAACACGAAAAATCGCGGCTCAATTACTACGACGTGACCATGGATCGGCCCGCGCAGATGGTCACGATGACGAAGAAGAATCACAAAGGAACGCAGAGCAAGGAGTTCATCGCGTCAGATCCGTGGGGACCGATTTCGGGCGCGATGATGGCGCTGACGCAGAAGTTCGAGCCGGGCAAGACCTATGCCTTCGACGTGTTCAGCGGCAGCCAGCGCTATGTTTTCGCATTTGAGGTCGAAAAGCGCGAGAAGATTCACCTCTCGATCGGCGACTTCGACGCATGGCGCATCGTGCCCGACGTCTGGTACGTCAGCGACGGCGAGCTGCGCAGTCAGGCGCACGCAACGGTGTTGTGGATATCGGCGGACGAGCGCCATCTGCCGCTGCGGATCGAGGCGCAGGCGTTCATCGGGTACGTGCGGGCGGACTTGATCAAGATCGATGGCAAGGACGGAGTCGAGAGTGCGCAAAAATGA
- a CDS encoding HEAT repeat domain-containing protein: MTSTRNLFAVFALGVALAVPHLAFAQYGGQGLGSALSSSPMSHQGQVKPGVDDMTNRAMQETPFKIIKDVKLGLKDADPVARVAELEKLRFLQDPEVNQILMTSLSDPDVRVKIKAVDILGAREANESVPPMSSMLFLRSTEPIVKLHLVAALGRIGDAQGAVPVMQYLGEDQDERGRGTAVFALGEIGSDKAVGLLNTVVAEDQSPIVRRLAKEALQKVSGEMPTERAKTVASNSSKQNEPTDQKLAKLREMDKKMSDAER, from the coding sequence ATGACTAGCACGCGAAATTTATTTGCGGTCTTCGCGCTTGGCGTCGCTCTTGCGGTACCACACCTCGCCTTTGCGCAGTATGGCGGCCAGGGATTGGGCAGCGCTCTCAGTTCCAGTCCAATGTCGCATCAGGGGCAAGTGAAACCCGGCGTTGACGATATGACGAATCGGGCGATGCAGGAAACGCCGTTCAAGATCATCAAAGACGTAAAGCTGGGCCTCAAGGACGCCGACCCCGTCGCGCGCGTCGCCGAACTGGAGAAACTCCGCTTTCTGCAGGATCCGGAAGTCAACCAGATCCTGATGACCTCGCTGTCCGACCCCGACGTGCGGGTCAAGATCAAGGCCGTCGATATCCTCGGCGCGCGTGAAGCCAATGAGTCCGTGCCGCCGATGTCCTCGATGCTATTCCTGCGTTCCACCGAGCCCATCGTCAAGCTGCATCTGGTGGCGGCGCTTGGCAGGATCGGCGATGCGCAAGGCGCGGTGCCCGTCATGCAGTATCTCGGCGAAGATCAGGACGAGCGCGGCCGCGGCACCGCCGTCTTCGCCCTTGGCGAGATCGGAAGCGACAAGGCCGTTGGGCTGCTGAACACGGTCGTTGCCGAGGATCAAAGCCCGATAGTCCGTCGCCTCGCGAAGGAAGCGCTGCAAAAGGTCAGCGGCGAGATGCCGACCGAGCGCGCCAAGACTGTTGCTTCCAATTCGAGCAAGCAAAACGAGCCGACCGACCAGAAACTCGCCAAACTGCGCGAGATGGACAAGAAGATGTCGGACGCGGAGCGCTGA
- the thpR gene encoding RNA 2',3'-cyclic phosphodiesterase, which produces MTHWAEDQVPAHLRDDLGQHEAGGVRAFVAVRMNEQVEHSVAETIDELKRPRDGVRWVPRANLHITLKFLGPAVDSHRLQRLTAGLHQLATRTAPFEVAASGVGAFPDLDHPRTIWVGLHSVESGVLGALAARVETVAAEYGFEREKRRWSGHLTIGRVGDQPLAGKIRQALHAAREREFGVSRIESITLYRSHLGPDGSSYEALATFLFQSR; this is translated from the coding sequence ATGACGCATTGGGCGGAAGATCAGGTACCAGCGCATCTGCGCGACGACCTCGGGCAGCACGAAGCCGGGGGAGTGCGCGCGTTCGTCGCAGTCCGGATGAACGAGCAGGTCGAGCACTCGGTGGCGGAGACGATCGACGAGCTGAAGCGTCCGCGCGACGGTGTCCGATGGGTGCCGCGGGCAAATCTGCATATCACGCTCAAGTTTCTGGGACCGGCAGTGGATTCGCATCGATTGCAGCGGCTCACCGCCGGGCTTCATCAGCTCGCGACCAGGACGGCGCCATTCGAGGTCGCCGCGTCCGGCGTCGGCGCGTTCCCCGACCTCGACCATCCGCGCACGATTTGGGTGGGATTGCATAGTGTGGAATCGGGGGTGCTTGGCGCGCTGGCCGCGCGGGTGGAGACGGTCGCGGCTGAGTATGGATTCGAGCGCGAGAAGCGGCGCTGGAGCGGGCATCTGACGATCGGGCGGGTTGGCGATCAGCCGCTTGCGGGCAAAATTCGCCAGGCGCTACACGCGGCGCGGGAGCGCGAGTTCGGCGTCTCGAGGATCGAATCGATCACGCTCTACCGCAGCCATCTGGGGCCCGACGGATCCAGCTACGAAGCGCTCGCGACGTTTCTGTTCCAGTCGCGTTAG
- a CDS encoding DUF721 domain-containing protein: MPTRRHRAPEQIGAAMQPLLDRIDREGHFAIVRLAKAWPEIAGETIARRTEIVSLKFHTAVVKVSGAMWIQELNLMKSQILARVTERLGDDVVRELRFVQGRLSRRERPKLRTVPRATRKSIELPELKDPELRKAFERLIEAWGRASR; this comes from the coding sequence ATGCCGACTCGACGCCACAGGGCTCCGGAACAGATCGGCGCCGCGATGCAGCCGCTACTCGATCGCATCGACCGCGAAGGTCATTTCGCGATCGTGCGCCTGGCGAAAGCATGGCCGGAGATCGCCGGCGAGACGATCGCGCGGCGCACGGAAATCGTCTCGCTGAAATTCCACACCGCGGTCGTGAAAGTGTCGGGTGCGATGTGGATACAAGAACTGAACCTGATGAAGTCGCAAATTCTCGCGCGCGTGACGGAGCGGTTGGGCGACGACGTCGTGCGTGAGCTGCGATTTGTGCAGGGACGGCTAAGCCGGCGCGAGCGGCCGAAACTGCGCACGGTGCCGCGCGCGACACGGAAATCGATCGAGCTGCCGGAGTTGAAAGATCCCGAGTTGCGCAAGGCGTTCGAGCGGCTGATCGAGGCGTGGGGCCGCGCCTCGAGGTGA